From Saprospiraceae bacterium, one genomic window encodes:
- a CDS encoding TIGR02206 family membrane protein has product MESSVKLSDCFEPFGLTHLIPVLIFSLFSYWIIRYKNKWSKQMHHTAALIFSCILCTVVLFKSIYLYFSDKFDPTIHFPFHLCNFLCLIFPLQAYYKKRWFFGILYFWVLVGTFQAILTPDLKEQFPHPEYFKYWLEHCGLVVLVLHGLFVLEYKVFPVDLKNAMIGANIYLAFSLLANYFTGGNYFYSCRKPEAASLLDWLGPWPWYLLTGQFAMLVLFSIYYLPIHLKAKKLNRISGAR; this is encoded by the coding sequence ATGGAATCAAGTGTCAAATTATCTGACTGTTTTGAACCCTTTGGATTAACGCATTTAATACCAGTATTGATCTTTTCCCTTTTTAGCTATTGGATTATCCGATACAAAAATAAATGGTCTAAACAGATGCACCATACCGCTGCGCTAATTTTTTCTTGTATTCTTTGCACCGTGGTTTTATTCAAATCAATTTACTTGTACTTTTCAGATAAATTTGATCCAACCATTCACTTTCCTTTTCATTTGTGTAATTTTCTGTGTTTAATTTTTCCCTTGCAAGCTTATTATAAAAAAAGATGGTTTTTCGGCATACTCTATTTTTGGGTTTTGGTAGGAACTTTTCAGGCCATTTTAACACCAGATCTCAAAGAGCAGTTTCCACATCCCGAGTATTTCAAGTACTGGCTGGAGCATTGTGGATTAGTTGTTTTGGTATTGCATGGTTTATTTGTTCTTGAATACAAAGTGTTTCCGGTTGATTTAAAAAACGCTATGATCGGAGCCAATATTTATCTGGCTTTTTCATTGTTGGCCAACTATTTTACGGGTGGAAATTATTTCTATTCATGTCGAAAACCTGAGGCAGCCAGCCTGTTGGATTGGCTTGGACCTTGGCCCTGGTACTTGCTCACAGGTCAATTTGCAATGCTTGTGCTATTTTCAATTTATTATTTGCCAATTCACCTCAAAGCAAAAAAACTAAACAGAATCAGCGGAGCAAGATAA
- a CDS encoding outer membrane lipoprotein carrier protein LolA codes for MKSLLTIVILFSCLFRIEGKPDPKLSKILAKVESQVLTANTLSIEFTLETTPAEMKKITQKGKMGIKKNKYYLILPEQEVYFDGNSQYTHLKERKEVQISSSDGRDFPFHPIALAGLYKKGQYDYRLESENNEYWVVDFKPLDKKAEYFKVKLHISKKNYQMAEVQIFEKNGDRHKLVFHSMNFNKSLEDSLFVLNVNKLQNVRVEDLR; via the coding sequence ATGAAATCCTTACTTACGATAGTTATCCTTTTCAGCTGCTTATTTAGAATAGAGGGAAAGCCAGATCCAAAATTATCCAAAATTCTGGCCAAGGTGGAATCTCAGGTTTTGACGGCAAATACTCTTTCCATTGAATTTACTTTAGAGACTACACCTGCTGAAATGAAGAAAATCACTCAGAAAGGTAAAATGGGTATAAAGAAAAATAAGTACTATCTCATTTTACCGGAACAGGAAGTTTATTTTGATGGAAATTCCCAATATACCCATTTAAAAGAAAGAAAAGAAGTTCAAATATCAAGTTCTGATGGGCGGGACTTCCCATTTCACCCAATTGCATTGGCGGGCTTGTACAAGAAAGGGCAATACGACTATCGCTTGGAATCAGAGAACAATGAATATTGGGTAGTAGATTTCAAGCCTTTGGATAAAAAAGCGGAATATTTTAAGGTGAAGCTTCATATTTCAAAGAAAAATTATCAAATGGCGGAAGTTCAAATTTTTGAGAAAAACGGGGATCGACATAAACTCGTTTTTCATTCCATGAATTTTAATAAAAGCCTTGAAGACAGTCTTTTTGTATTGAATGTCAATAAATTACAAAATGTAAGGGTAGAGGACCTCAGGTGA